A single region of the Leptodactylus fuscus isolate aLepFus1 chromosome 5, aLepFus1.hap2, whole genome shotgun sequence genome encodes:
- the LOC142204328 gene encoding olfactory receptor 6N1-like, with amino-acid sequence MDIICSLSLLFIQENNMTEVSNFFLLGFQCSQNIRIFLFCLLLVVYCGTICGNLLIITLVSTSKNLHTPMYFFISQLSISDILLTTNIVPNMFHILLKNGGTITFIGCMTQFYFFSTSVASECFLLTVMSYDRYVAICNPLRYSSIMTSGHCMKLSIACWLVGFSLILINVFTVSNLNFCGPNTIDHLFCDFLPLVGISCSDTFIVKLEVMLLSIPSVIVPVMIIIPSYAKIVFTILKIPSNINRQKVFSTCSSHLIVVSIFYGTLFTVYVVPTQGKTLTMSKILSLLYTVFTPFINPVIYSLRNKDIWKAVQETLIEHTCCHNP; translated from the coding sequence ATGGACATCATCTGTTCTCTTTCCTTACTTTTTATACAGGAAAACAATATGACTGAggtttccaatttttttctctTAGGATTTCAATGTAGTCAAAATATAAGAATTTTCTTGTTCTGTCTTCTCCTGGTGGTTTACTGTGGGACAATATgcgggaacctcctgatcattaccctggtgtccaccagcaagaacctccacaccccaatgtacttcttcatctcacaactctccatcagtgacatcttaTTGACCACAAACATTGTCCCCAACATGTTCCACATCTTACTTAAAAATGGAGGGACCATCACTTTTATTGGTTGTATGACCCAGTTTTATTTTTTCAGCACCTCAGTAGCATCTGAGTGTTTCCTCCTGACAGTGATGtcttatgacagatatgtggccatctgtaatcccctcCGGTATTCTTCTATCATGACAAGTGGACACTGCATGAAACTCTCCATTGCCTGTTGGTTGGTCGGTTTTTCCTTAATATTGATTAACGTTTTTACAGTATCAAACCTAAATTTTTGTGGACCAAACACTATAGACCATTTGTTCTGTGATTTTCTCCCTTTGGTTGGAATTTCCTGTTCTGACACCTTCATTGTTAAATTGGAAGTCATGTTACTTAGTATCCCATCAGTTATCGTTCCAGTGATGATAATAATTCCATCGTACGCTAAAATTGTATTCACCATATTAAAGATCCCATCCAATATCAACAGGCAGAAagtcttctccacctgtagctcccacctcattgtggtctccatattttaTGGGACTCTGTTCACTGTTTATGTTGTCCCAACACAGGGTAAAACGCTCACCATGagtaagatcctctccctgctatatactgtgttcactCCTTTCATAAACCCcgttatatacagtctgaggaataaagacATTTGGAAAGCCGTACAGGAAACATTGATTGAACATACGTGTTGTCACAATCCATAA
- the LOC142204329 gene encoding olfactory receptor 1496-like → MELPDENNLTVVIEFFLLGFEGPQSLQQFLFCLLFVIYCGTICGNLLIIALVSTSKILHTPMYFFISQLSISDILLTTTIVPNMLRIVLNNGATITFIDCITQFYFFGAIEAFECFLLTVMSYDRYVAICNPLHYITIMTSEHCVTLTGICWFLGFSLVLIYTITMSTLEFCKLNVINHFFCDYVPLLENASSDTFIVELEVYLLSIPLVIIPSAIIVVSYGNIICTILRIPSNTGRHKAFSTCSSHLIVVSIFYWTIFSVYIFPTRGQTMVISKILSLLYTVFTPLINPIIYSLRNNDIRKSLEEIGKKYFVTCVS, encoded by the exons ATGGAATTGCCAGAT GAGAACAATCTGACTGTGGTCATTGAGTTTTTCCTCTTAGGTTTTGAAGGTCCTCAGTCTTTACAACAGTTCCTGTTCTGTCTTCTCTTTGTGATTTACTGTgggacaatatgtgggaacctcctgatcatcgccctagtgtccaccagtaagatcctccacactccaatgtacttcttcatctcgcaactctccatcagtgacatcttgTTGACAACCACTATTGTCCCCAACATGCTCCGCATTGTACTGAATAATGGGGCAACCATTACTTTTATTGACTGTATcacacagttttatttttttggtgctaTAGAAGCATTTGAGTGTTTTCTTCTCACCGTGATGTCTTacgacagatatgtggccatctgtaatcccctcCATTACATCACCATCATGACAAGTGAACATTGTGTGACACTGACTGGTATCTGTTGGTTCTTGGGCTTTTCCCTTGTATTGATTTATACCATAACAATGTCAACACTAGAATtttgtaaactcaatgttattaaccatttcttctgtgattaTGTCCCTCTGCTAGAAAATGCTTCTTCAGACACCTTCATCGTTGAGTTAGAGGTGTATTTGCTTAGTATACCTTTAGTCATCATCCCAAGTGCTATTATTGTAGTATCCTATGGAAATATTATTTGTACCATTTTAAGGATTCCATCCAATACTGGTAGAcacaaagccttctccacctgtagctcccacctcatcgTGGTCTCCATATTTTACTGGACCATATTTAGTGTGTATATTTTCCCAACAAGAGGACAAACGATGGTCATCAGTAAAATCCTATCACTGTTGTATACTGTATTTACCCCATtgatcaaccccattatatacagcttGAGGAATAATGACATTAGGAAATCCCTAGAGGAAATAGGTAAGAAGTATTTTGTTACATGTGTCAGTTAA